In Scatophagus argus isolate fScaArg1 chromosome 14, fScaArg1.pri, whole genome shotgun sequence, the following proteins share a genomic window:
- the LOC124070739 gene encoding serine rich and transmembrane domain containing 1 isoform X1 yields MPTRMSGMDAPFIGHNQTGNSSTDNGTFLRFSPTSGSTSAAASSPGRPGNVYVYVWLFLGLLVFLLSLLIISLHRLKNIISSSSSVPDCSSEGGSSFTNMEICSISSQRSTISSLST; encoded by the exons ATGCCGA CCAGGATGTCAGGGATGGATGCCCCATTTATAGGCCATAATCAGACTGGAAACTCTTCAACAGACAACGGAACCTTCCTGCGTTTCTCCCCAACCTCTGGTTCCACGTCGGCGGCTGCCTCTTCACCAGGACGTCCGGGCAACGTTTATGTTTACGTGTGGCTCTTCCTCGGCCTGCTGGTGTTCCTGCTGAGCCTGTTGATCATCTCCCTCCACAGGCTGAAGAacatcatctcctcctcttcttctgtcccCGACTGCAGCAGCGAAGGAGGGAGCTCCTTCACCAACATGGAGATCTGCAGCATCTCATCTCAGAGGTCCACCATCTCCTCACTGTCCACCTGA
- the LOC124070739 gene encoding serine rich and transmembrane domain containing 1 isoform X2, with the protein MSGMDAPFIGHNQTGNSSTDNGTFLRFSPTSGSTSAAASSPGRPGNVYVYVWLFLGLLVFLLSLLIISLHRLKNIISSSSSVPDCSSEGGSSFTNMEICSISSQRSTISSLST; encoded by the coding sequence ATGTCAGGGATGGATGCCCCATTTATAGGCCATAATCAGACTGGAAACTCTTCAACAGACAACGGAACCTTCCTGCGTTTCTCCCCAACCTCTGGTTCCACGTCGGCGGCTGCCTCTTCACCAGGACGTCCGGGCAACGTTTATGTTTACGTGTGGCTCTTCCTCGGCCTGCTGGTGTTCCTGCTGAGCCTGTTGATCATCTCCCTCCACAGGCTGAAGAacatcatctcctcctcttcttctgtcccCGACTGCAGCAGCGAAGGAGGGAGCTCCTTCACCAACATGGAGATCTGCAGCATCTCATCTCAGAGGTCCACCATCTCCTCACTGTCCACCTGA